One segment of Danio aesculapii chromosome 3, fDanAes4.1, whole genome shotgun sequence DNA contains the following:
- the hgs gene encoding hepatocyte growth factor-regulated tyrosine kinase substrate isoform X6, producing the protein MGKGGGTFERLLEKATSQLLLETDWESILQICDLIRQGDTQAKYAIGAIKKKLNDKNPHVALYALEVLESVVKNCGQTIHDEVASKQTMEELKELFKKQPEPNVKNKILYLIQAWAHAFRNEPKYKVVQDTYQIMKVEGHVFPEFKESDAMFAAERAPDWVDAEECHRCRVQFGVMTRKHHCRACGQIFCGKCSSKYSTIPKFGIEKEVRVCEPCFEILNKKAEGKASSAGPSELPPEYLTSPLSQQSQMPPKRDEAALQEEEELQLAIALSQSEAEEKERMRQKNTYSAYPKADPTPVTSSAPPVSTLYSSPVNSSAPSAEEVDPELARYLNRTYWEKKQEEVRKSPTPSAPAPVSLAEPVPVSQPVESHVPVQPINIVEQQYQNGESEENHEQFLKALQNAVTTFLNRMKSNHMRGRSITNDSAVLSLFQSINNMHPQLLEILNQLDEKRLYYEGLQDKLAQVRDARAALNALREEHREKLRRAAEEAERQRQIQLAQKLEIMRQKKQEYLEMQRQLAIQRLQEQEKERQMRLEQQKHTIQMRAQMPAFSLPYAQMQSMPPNVAGGVVYPPAGPPSYPGTFSPSGSVEGSPMHGVYMNQAGQTAAGGPYQAMPPTDPNMVNAYMYQTAGTSGQPPAPGQAPPTTTPAYTNYQPTPTQGYQNVVSQAQSLPPMSQAAPTNGIAYMGYQPYNMQNMMSALPGQDPNMPPQQPYMPGQQHMYQQMAPPGGPQQQSQQQPPPPPPQAPPGSAEAQLISFD; encoded by the exons GTCCTGGAGTCAGTGGTGAAGAACTGTGGCCAGACCATTCATGATGAAGTGGCCAGTAAGCAGACGATGGAGGAGCTGAAAGAGCTGTTCAAG AAACAACCCGAACCTAACGTGAAGAACAAGATCCTTTATCTGATCCAGGCCTGGGCTCACGCCTTCCGAAACGAACCCAAGTACAAAGTTGTCCAGGACACCTATCAAATTATGAAGGTGGAAG GTCACGTCTTCCCAGAATTCAAGGAGAGCGATGCCATGTTTGCAGCAGAGAGG gCCCCTGATTGGGTGGATGCAGAGGAGTGTCACAGATGTAGGGTTCAGTTTGGGGTTATGACCCGAAAG CACCACTGCAGGGCATGTGGGCAGATTTTCTGTGGGAAGTGCTCTTCGAAGTACTCAACCATTCCCAAGTTCGGTATTGAGAAGGAGGTGCGAGTGTGTGAGCCCTGCTTCGAGATTCTCAACAA AAAAGCGGAAGGGAAGGCATCCAGCGCTGGGCCGTCGGAACTCCCCCCTGAGTACCTGACCAGCCCTCTGTCCCAGCAGTCTCAG ATGCCTCCTAAAAGAGACGAGGCGGCGCTGCAGGAGGAAGAGGAGCTTCAACTGGCCATTGCTCTGTCCCAGAGTGAGGCCGAGGAGAAGGAGAGGATG AGACAGAAGAACACTTATTCTGCCTATCCCAAAGCAGATCCCACTCCCGTGACCTCCTCTGCTCCTCCGGTCAGCACTCTCTACTCCTCACCTGTG AACTCATCAGCTCCATCGGCTGAAGAAGTGGATCCAGAG CTGGCCCGTTACCTGAACAGAACTTACTGGGAGAAAAAACAAGAAGAGGTTCGCAAGAGCCCCACCCCCTCTGCTCCTGCTCCTGTTTCATTGGCTGAGCCTGTACCGGTCAGCCAACCAGTGGAAAGCCACGTTCCAGTCCAGCCAATCAACATCGTGGAG CAGCAGTATCAGAATGGAGAGTCTGAGGAGAACCATGAACAGTTCCTGAAGGCCTTGCAGAATGCAGTCACCACCTTCCTGAACCGCATGAAGAGCAACCACATGCGAGGCCGCAGCATCACCAATGACAGCGCAGTTCTCTCTCTCTTCCAGTCCATCAACAACATGCATCCACAACTGCTGGAGATACTCAACCAGCTGGATGAAAAGAGAC tgtaCTATGAGGGACTGCAGGATAAACTGGCGCAGGTGCGTGATGCTCGAGCTGCACTGAACGCTCTGAGAGAGGAGCACAGGGAGAAATTGAGACGAGCAGCCGAGGAggcagagagacagagacagatcCAGCTGGCACAGAAACTTGAGATCATGAGGCAGAAGAAACAG GAATACCTGGAGATGCAGAGGCAGCTGGCCATCCAGCGCCTGCAGGAGCAGGAGAAGGAGAGACAGATGCGGCTGGAGCAACAGAAACACACCATTCAGATGAGAGCACAGATGCCGGCCTTCTCTCTGCCTTACGCACAG ATGCAGTCAATGCCTCCTAATGTGGCAGGAGGAGTGGTTTATCCCCCTGCTGGCCCTCCAAGTTATCCAGGCACATTCAGTCCTTCTGGTTCGGTGGAAGGGTCACCCATGCATGGAGTCTACATGAACCAGGCCGGTCAGACTGCTGCCGGTGGCCCGTATCAGGCCATGCCACCTACAG ATCCCAACATGGTGAATGCTTACATGTATCAGACTGCGGGCACCAGTGGGCAGCCGCCAGCCCCAGGACAAGCCCCGCCAACAACCACCCCTGCCTACACTAATTACCAGCCCACACCCACACAAGGCTACCAG AACGTAGTGTCTCAGGCTCAGAGTTTGCCACCAATGTCCCAGGCCGCCCCGACCAATGGTATAGCTTATATGGGCTACCAGCCATACAATATGCAG AATATGATGAGCGCTCTTCCTGGACAAGACCCTAACATGCCTCCCCAACAGCCCTACATGCCTGGACAACAGCACATGTACCAGCAG ATGGCTCCTCCTGGTGGTCCTCAGCAGCAGTCGCAGCAgcagcctcctcctcctcctcctcaagcTCCTCCGGGCAGTGCAGAGGCTcagctcatttcatttgattga
- the hgs gene encoding hepatocyte growth factor-regulated tyrosine kinase substrate isoform X7 → MGKGGGTFERLLEKATSQLLLETDWESILQICDLIRQGDTQAKYAIGAIKKKLNDKNPHVALYALEVLESVVKNCGQTIHDEVASKQTMEELKELFKKQPEPNVKNKILYLIQAWAHAFRNEPKYKVVQDTYQIMKVEGHVFPEFKESDAMFAAERAPDWVDAEECHRCRVQFGVMTRKHHCRACGQIFCGKCSSKYSTIPKFGIEKEVRVCEPCFEILNKKAEGKASSAGPSELPPEYLTSPLSQQSQMPPKRDEAALQEEEELQLAIALSQSEAEEKERMRQKNTYSAYPKADPTPVTSSAPPVSTLYSSPVNSSAPSAEEVDPELARYLNRTYWEKKQEEVRKSPTPSAPAPVSLAEPVPVSQPVESHVPVQPINIVEQYQNGESEENHEQFLKALQNAVTTFLNRMKSNHMRGRSITNDSAVLSLFQSINNMHPQLLEILNQLDEKRLYYEGLQDKLAQVRDARAALNALREEHREKLRRAAEEAERQRQIQLAQKLEIMRQKKQEYLEMQRQLAIQRLQEQEKERQMRLEQQKHTIQMRAQMPAFSLPYAQMQSMPPNVAGGVVYPPAGPPSYPGTFSPSGSVEGSPMHGVYMNQAGQTAAGGPYQAMPPTDPNMVNAYMYQTAGTSGQPPAPGQAPPTTTPAYTNYQPTPTQGYQNVVSQAQSLPPMSQAAPTNGIAYMGYQPYNMQNMMSALPGQDPNMPPQQPYMPGQQHMYQQMAPPGGPQQQSQQQPPPPPPQAPPGSAEAQLISFD, encoded by the exons GTCCTGGAGTCAGTGGTGAAGAACTGTGGCCAGACCATTCATGATGAAGTGGCCAGTAAGCAGACGATGGAGGAGCTGAAAGAGCTGTTCAAG AAACAACCCGAACCTAACGTGAAGAACAAGATCCTTTATCTGATCCAGGCCTGGGCTCACGCCTTCCGAAACGAACCCAAGTACAAAGTTGTCCAGGACACCTATCAAATTATGAAGGTGGAAG GTCACGTCTTCCCAGAATTCAAGGAGAGCGATGCCATGTTTGCAGCAGAGAGG gCCCCTGATTGGGTGGATGCAGAGGAGTGTCACAGATGTAGGGTTCAGTTTGGGGTTATGACCCGAAAG CACCACTGCAGGGCATGTGGGCAGATTTTCTGTGGGAAGTGCTCTTCGAAGTACTCAACCATTCCCAAGTTCGGTATTGAGAAGGAGGTGCGAGTGTGTGAGCCCTGCTTCGAGATTCTCAACAA AAAAGCGGAAGGGAAGGCATCCAGCGCTGGGCCGTCGGAACTCCCCCCTGAGTACCTGACCAGCCCTCTGTCCCAGCAGTCTCAG ATGCCTCCTAAAAGAGACGAGGCGGCGCTGCAGGAGGAAGAGGAGCTTCAACTGGCCATTGCTCTGTCCCAGAGTGAGGCCGAGGAGAAGGAGAGGATG AGACAGAAGAACACTTATTCTGCCTATCCCAAAGCAGATCCCACTCCCGTGACCTCCTCTGCTCCTCCGGTCAGCACTCTCTACTCCTCACCTGTG AACTCATCAGCTCCATCGGCTGAAGAAGTGGATCCAGAG CTGGCCCGTTACCTGAACAGAACTTACTGGGAGAAAAAACAAGAAGAGGTTCGCAAGAGCCCCACCCCCTCTGCTCCTGCTCCTGTTTCATTGGCTGAGCCTGTACCGGTCAGCCAACCAGTGGAAAGCCACGTTCCAGTCCAGCCAATCAACATCGTGGAG CAGTATCAGAATGGAGAGTCTGAGGAGAACCATGAACAGTTCCTGAAGGCCTTGCAGAATGCAGTCACCACCTTCCTGAACCGCATGAAGAGCAACCACATGCGAGGCCGCAGCATCACCAATGACAGCGCAGTTCTCTCTCTCTTCCAGTCCATCAACAACATGCATCCACAACTGCTGGAGATACTCAACCAGCTGGATGAAAAGAGAC tgtaCTATGAGGGACTGCAGGATAAACTGGCGCAGGTGCGTGATGCTCGAGCTGCACTGAACGCTCTGAGAGAGGAGCACAGGGAGAAATTGAGACGAGCAGCCGAGGAggcagagagacagagacagatcCAGCTGGCACAGAAACTTGAGATCATGAGGCAGAAGAAACAG GAATACCTGGAGATGCAGAGGCAGCTGGCCATCCAGCGCCTGCAGGAGCAGGAGAAGGAGAGACAGATGCGGCTGGAGCAACAGAAACACACCATTCAGATGAGAGCACAGATGCCGGCCTTCTCTCTGCCTTACGCACAG ATGCAGTCAATGCCTCCTAATGTGGCAGGAGGAGTGGTTTATCCCCCTGCTGGCCCTCCAAGTTATCCAGGCACATTCAGTCCTTCTGGTTCGGTGGAAGGGTCACCCATGCATGGAGTCTACATGAACCAGGCCGGTCAGACTGCTGCCGGTGGCCCGTATCAGGCCATGCCACCTACAG ATCCCAACATGGTGAATGCTTACATGTATCAGACTGCGGGCACCAGTGGGCAGCCGCCAGCCCCAGGACAAGCCCCGCCAACAACCACCCCTGCCTACACTAATTACCAGCCCACACCCACACAAGGCTACCAG AACGTAGTGTCTCAGGCTCAGAGTTTGCCACCAATGTCCCAGGCCGCCCCGACCAATGGTATAGCTTATATGGGCTACCAGCCATACAATATGCAG AATATGATGAGCGCTCTTCCTGGACAAGACCCTAACATGCCTCCCCAACAGCCCTACATGCCTGGACAACAGCACATGTACCAGCAG ATGGCTCCTCCTGGTGGTCCTCAGCAGCAGTCGCAGCAgcagcctcctcctcctcctcctcaagcTCCTCCGGGCAGTGCAGAGGCTcagctcatttcatttgattga
- the hgs gene encoding hepatocyte growth factor-regulated tyrosine kinase substrate isoform X8, translating into MKVEGHVFPEFKESDAMFAAERAPDWVDAEECHRCRVQFGVMTRKHHCRACGQIFCGKCSSKYSTIPKFGIEKEVRVCEPCFEILNNHPSLSPPPRKAEGKASSAGPSELPPEYLTSPLSQQSQVVPTESMPPKRDEAALQEEEELQLAIALSQSEAEEKERMRQKNTYSAYPKADPTPVTSSAPPVSTLYSSPVNSSAPSAEEVDPELARYLNRTYWEKKQEEVRKSPTPSAPAPVSLAEPVPVSQPVESHVPVQPINIVEQQYQNGESEENHEQFLKALQNAVTTFLNRMKSNHMRGRSITNDSAVLSLFQSINNMHPQLLEILNQLDEKRLYYEGLQDKLAQVRDARAALNALREEHREKLRRAAEEAERQRQIQLAQKLEIMRQKKQEYLEMQRQLAIQRLQEQEKERQMRLEQQKHTIQMRAQMPAFSLPYAQMQSMPPNVAGGVVYPPAGPPSYPGTFSPSGSVEGSPMHGVYMNQAGQTAAGGPYQAMPPTDPNMVNAYMYQTAGTSGQPPAPGQAPPTTTPAYTNYQPTPTQGYQNVVSQAQSLPPMSQAAPTNGIAYMGYQPYNMQNMMSALPGQDPNMPPQQPYMPGQQHMYQQMAPPGGPQQQSQQQPPPPPPQAPPGSAEAQLISFD; encoded by the exons ATGAAGGTGGAAG GTCACGTCTTCCCAGAATTCAAGGAGAGCGATGCCATGTTTGCAGCAGAGAGG gCCCCTGATTGGGTGGATGCAGAGGAGTGTCACAGATGTAGGGTTCAGTTTGGGGTTATGACCCGAAAG CACCACTGCAGGGCATGTGGGCAGATTTTCTGTGGGAAGTGCTCTTCGAAGTACTCAACCATTCCCAAGTTCGGTATTGAGAAGGAGGTGCGAGTGTGTGAGCCCTGCTTCGAGATTCTCAACAA CCACCCTTCCCTCTCTCCCCCTCCTAGAAAAGCGGAAGGGAAGGCATCCAGCGCTGGGCCGTCGGAACTCCCCCCTGAGTACCTGACCAGCCCTCTGTCCCAGCAGTCTCAGGTAGTGCCCACCGAATCA ATGCCTCCTAAAAGAGACGAGGCGGCGCTGCAGGAGGAAGAGGAGCTTCAACTGGCCATTGCTCTGTCCCAGAGTGAGGCCGAGGAGAAGGAGAGGATG AGACAGAAGAACACTTATTCTGCCTATCCCAAAGCAGATCCCACTCCCGTGACCTCCTCTGCTCCTCCGGTCAGCACTCTCTACTCCTCACCTGTG AACTCATCAGCTCCATCGGCTGAAGAAGTGGATCCAGAG CTGGCCCGTTACCTGAACAGAACTTACTGGGAGAAAAAACAAGAAGAGGTTCGCAAGAGCCCCACCCCCTCTGCTCCTGCTCCTGTTTCATTGGCTGAGCCTGTACCGGTCAGCCAACCAGTGGAAAGCCACGTTCCAGTCCAGCCAATCAACATCGTGGAG CAGCAGTATCAGAATGGAGAGTCTGAGGAGAACCATGAACAGTTCCTGAAGGCCTTGCAGAATGCAGTCACCACCTTCCTGAACCGCATGAAGAGCAACCACATGCGAGGCCGCAGCATCACCAATGACAGCGCAGTTCTCTCTCTCTTCCAGTCCATCAACAACATGCATCCACAACTGCTGGAGATACTCAACCAGCTGGATGAAAAGAGAC tgtaCTATGAGGGACTGCAGGATAAACTGGCGCAGGTGCGTGATGCTCGAGCTGCACTGAACGCTCTGAGAGAGGAGCACAGGGAGAAATTGAGACGAGCAGCCGAGGAggcagagagacagagacagatcCAGCTGGCACAGAAACTTGAGATCATGAGGCAGAAGAAACAG GAATACCTGGAGATGCAGAGGCAGCTGGCCATCCAGCGCCTGCAGGAGCAGGAGAAGGAGAGACAGATGCGGCTGGAGCAACAGAAACACACCATTCAGATGAGAGCACAGATGCCGGCCTTCTCTCTGCCTTACGCACAG ATGCAGTCAATGCCTCCTAATGTGGCAGGAGGAGTGGTTTATCCCCCTGCTGGCCCTCCAAGTTATCCAGGCACATTCAGTCCTTCTGGTTCGGTGGAAGGGTCACCCATGCATGGAGTCTACATGAACCAGGCCGGTCAGACTGCTGCCGGTGGCCCGTATCAGGCCATGCCACCTACAG ATCCCAACATGGTGAATGCTTACATGTATCAGACTGCGGGCACCAGTGGGCAGCCGCCAGCCCCAGGACAAGCCCCGCCAACAACCACCCCTGCCTACACTAATTACCAGCCCACACCCACACAAGGCTACCAG AACGTAGTGTCTCAGGCTCAGAGTTTGCCACCAATGTCCCAGGCCGCCCCGACCAATGGTATAGCTTATATGGGCTACCAGCCATACAATATGCAG AATATGATGAGCGCTCTTCCTGGACAAGACCCTAACATGCCTCCCCAACAGCCCTACATGCCTGGACAACAGCACATGTACCAGCAG ATGGCTCCTCCTGGTGGTCCTCAGCAGCAGTCGCAGCAgcagcctcctcctcctcctcctcaagcTCCTCCGGGCAGTGCAGAGGCTcagctcatttcatttgattga